The Plectropomus leopardus isolate mb chromosome 2, YSFRI_Pleo_2.0, whole genome shotgun sequence genome has a window encoding:
- the slc6a22.1 gene encoding solute carrier family 6 member 22, tandem duplicate 1 isoform X2, with amino-acid sequence MDKPYGTEFKFRLEVGSTRPSPSALTRGQWSSKMEFLLAVAGQIIGLGNVWRFPYLCYKNGGGVFFIPYVLFLFACGIPLFLLETSLGQYTQQGSITCWRKICPLFEGMGYGSQVVVLYSSIYYIIILAWAFLYLFCSFNSELPWASCRNSWNTENCVEFDQKAAYLNWTVAENATSPVREFWERRVLNVTGSVHELGGIRWELALCLLLSWIICYFCVWKGVKSTGKVVYFTATFPYVMLAVLLVRGLTLPGALDGIKFYLYPDPSRLTDPQVWMDAGTQIFYSYAICIGCLTALGSYNKYNNNCYKDCVYLCLLNSGTSFVAGFAIFSALGFMAYEQHTDISKVAESGPGLAFIAYPRAVAMMPFPQVWAIFFFVMIILLGLDSEFVGLEALVTAISDMNPSFFHVGHRRKLLLLAISVFSFFIGLVMVTEGGLYIFQLFDYYACSGMTLLLFAILQSCCVGWIYGADRFYENIEDMIGYKPLPLIKYCLKYVTPVICLATFIFSLVKYTPLKFNNTTEYPWWGYALGWWFTLSSTLIVPLFMLYNVCTTPGTLRQRISILCTPSKDLNRSEKKTLEMLDFTSCPDSVAS; translated from the exons ATGGACAAGCCTTATGGCACAGAGTTCAAGTTCAGGCTGGAGGTGGGATCAACCCGTCCTTCTCCCAGCGCCCTGACCAGAGGACAGTGGTCGAGCAAAATGGAGTTCCTCTTGGCTGTGGCGGGACAAATCATTGGCCTCGGAAATGTGTGGAGGTTTCCTTATCTGTGCTACAAAAACGGAGGAG GTGTGTTCTTCATCCCTTATGTCCTCTTCCTGTTTGCCTGTGGCATTCCCCTGTTCCTCCTGGAGACGTCTCTTGGCCAGTACACCCAACAGGGAAGTATTACCTGCTGGAGGAAAATTTGCCCACTTTTTGAAG ggaTGGGCTATGGCAGTCAGGTGGTTGTTTTATACTCCAGCATCTATTACATCATCATATTGGCCTGGGCTTTCCTGTATCTCTTCTGCTCATTCAACTCTGAACTTCCCTGGGCGAGTTGCAGAAACAGCTGGAATACAG AGAACTGCGTGGAGTTTGATCAAAAGGCTGCTTATTTGAACTGGACTGTAGCTGAAAATGCAACATCACCAGTCAGAGAGTTTTGGGA GAGAAGAGTTCTGAATGTCACAGGAAGTGTACACGAGTTAGGAGGCATACGATGGGAGCTGGCTCTGTGTCTTCTGTTGTCCTGGATCATCTGTTACTTTTGTGTCTGGAAAGGAGTGAAGTCCACCGGAAAG GTAGTTTACTTTACTGCCACGTTTCCATACGTGATGCTGGCAGTGTTGCTTGTTCGTGGACTCACGTTGCCGGGGGCTTTAGATGGGATCAAGTTCTACCTCTACCCAGATCCATCCCGCCTCACTGATCCGCAG GTGTGGATGGATGCTGGCACCCAAATATTTTATTCCTACGCTATTTGCATTGGGTGTCTAACTGCACTTGGCAGTTATAACAAGTACAACAATAATTGCTACAA GGACTGTGTGTACTTGTGCCTGCTGAACAGTGGGACCAGTTTTGTAGCTGGCTTTGCCATCTTCTCTGCACTTGGATTTATGGCATACGAGCAGCACACAGACATATCGAAAGTGGCAGAGTCAG GTCCTGGCTTGGCGTTCATTGCCTACCCTCGAGCGGTCGCCATGATGCCTTTCCCTCAGGTCTGGGCGATATTCTTTTTCGTTATGATCATCCTACTGGGACTGGATAGTGAG TTCGTAGGTCTGGAAGCTCTCGTAACAGCGATTTCTGACATGAATCCTTCCTTTTTCCATGTTGGCCATCGTCGTAAACTTCTTCTACTTGccatcagtgtttttagctTCTTCATTGGCCTTGTGATGGTTACAGAA GGTGGATTGTACATCTTCCAGCTGTTTGACTACTATGCCTGCAGTGGGATGACTCTACTTCTCTTTGCCATTCTGCAGTCGTGTTGTGTTGGATGGATATACG GTGCAGACCGGTTTTATGAGAACATAGAGGATATGATTGGATACAAGCCTTTACCGCTGATTAAGTACTGTTTGAAATATGTCACGCCAGTAATATGCCTG gcaacatttattttctccttgGTCAAATACACTCCTCTGAAGTTCAACAACACAACTGAGTATCCATGGTGGGGTTACGCTCTCGGCTGGTGGTTCACTCTCTCCTCCACACTCATTGTTCCTCTGTTTATGTTGTACAATGTGTGCACCACTCCCGGTACACTGCGACAG AGGATCTCCATCTTATGTACTCCATCTAAGGACCTGAACAGATCGGAGAAGAAAACGCTTGAAATGCTTGACTTCACCTCATGTCCCGACAGCGTGGCGTCATAG
- the slc6a22.1 gene encoding solute carrier family 6 member 22, tandem duplicate 1 isoform X1 — MEKPQAESGLPKGHEPVPMDNKCAMDKPYGTEFKFRLEVGSTRPSPSALTRGQWSSKMEFLLAVAGQIIGLGNVWRFPYLCYKNGGGVFFIPYVLFLFACGIPLFLLETSLGQYTQQGSITCWRKICPLFEGMGYGSQVVVLYSSIYYIIILAWAFLYLFCSFNSELPWASCRNSWNTENCVEFDQKAAYLNWTVAENATSPVREFWERRVLNVTGSVHELGGIRWELALCLLLSWIICYFCVWKGVKSTGKVVYFTATFPYVMLAVLLVRGLTLPGALDGIKFYLYPDPSRLTDPQVWMDAGTQIFYSYAICIGCLTALGSYNKYNNNCYKDCVYLCLLNSGTSFVAGFAIFSALGFMAYEQHTDISKVAESGPGLAFIAYPRAVAMMPFPQVWAIFFFVMIILLGLDSEFVGLEALVTAISDMNPSFFHVGHRRKLLLLAISVFSFFIGLVMVTEGGLYIFQLFDYYACSGMTLLLFAILQSCCVGWIYGADRFYENIEDMIGYKPLPLIKYCLKYVTPVICLATFIFSLVKYTPLKFNNTTEYPWWGYALGWWFTLSSTLIVPLFMLYNVCTTPGTLRQRISILCTPSKDLNRSEKKTLEMLDFTSCPDSVAS, encoded by the exons ATGGAAAAACCTCAAGCAGAGTCAGGACTCCCAAAGGGACATGAGCCTGTTCCCATGGATAACAAATG TGCGATGGACAAGCCTTATGGCACAGAGTTCAAGTTCAGGCTGGAGGTGGGATCAACCCGTCCTTCTCCCAGCGCCCTGACCAGAGGACAGTGGTCGAGCAAAATGGAGTTCCTCTTGGCTGTGGCGGGACAAATCATTGGCCTCGGAAATGTGTGGAGGTTTCCTTATCTGTGCTACAAAAACGGAGGAG GTGTGTTCTTCATCCCTTATGTCCTCTTCCTGTTTGCCTGTGGCATTCCCCTGTTCCTCCTGGAGACGTCTCTTGGCCAGTACACCCAACAGGGAAGTATTACCTGCTGGAGGAAAATTTGCCCACTTTTTGAAG ggaTGGGCTATGGCAGTCAGGTGGTTGTTTTATACTCCAGCATCTATTACATCATCATATTGGCCTGGGCTTTCCTGTATCTCTTCTGCTCATTCAACTCTGAACTTCCCTGGGCGAGTTGCAGAAACAGCTGGAATACAG AGAACTGCGTGGAGTTTGATCAAAAGGCTGCTTATTTGAACTGGACTGTAGCTGAAAATGCAACATCACCAGTCAGAGAGTTTTGGGA GAGAAGAGTTCTGAATGTCACAGGAAGTGTACACGAGTTAGGAGGCATACGATGGGAGCTGGCTCTGTGTCTTCTGTTGTCCTGGATCATCTGTTACTTTTGTGTCTGGAAAGGAGTGAAGTCCACCGGAAAG GTAGTTTACTTTACTGCCACGTTTCCATACGTGATGCTGGCAGTGTTGCTTGTTCGTGGACTCACGTTGCCGGGGGCTTTAGATGGGATCAAGTTCTACCTCTACCCAGATCCATCCCGCCTCACTGATCCGCAG GTGTGGATGGATGCTGGCACCCAAATATTTTATTCCTACGCTATTTGCATTGGGTGTCTAACTGCACTTGGCAGTTATAACAAGTACAACAATAATTGCTACAA GGACTGTGTGTACTTGTGCCTGCTGAACAGTGGGACCAGTTTTGTAGCTGGCTTTGCCATCTTCTCTGCACTTGGATTTATGGCATACGAGCAGCACACAGACATATCGAAAGTGGCAGAGTCAG GTCCTGGCTTGGCGTTCATTGCCTACCCTCGAGCGGTCGCCATGATGCCTTTCCCTCAGGTCTGGGCGATATTCTTTTTCGTTATGATCATCCTACTGGGACTGGATAGTGAG TTCGTAGGTCTGGAAGCTCTCGTAACAGCGATTTCTGACATGAATCCTTCCTTTTTCCATGTTGGCCATCGTCGTAAACTTCTTCTACTTGccatcagtgtttttagctTCTTCATTGGCCTTGTGATGGTTACAGAA GGTGGATTGTACATCTTCCAGCTGTTTGACTACTATGCCTGCAGTGGGATGACTCTACTTCTCTTTGCCATTCTGCAGTCGTGTTGTGTTGGATGGATATACG GTGCAGACCGGTTTTATGAGAACATAGAGGATATGATTGGATACAAGCCTTTACCGCTGATTAAGTACTGTTTGAAATATGTCACGCCAGTAATATGCCTG gcaacatttattttctccttgGTCAAATACACTCCTCTGAAGTTCAACAACACAACTGAGTATCCATGGTGGGGTTACGCTCTCGGCTGGTGGTTCACTCTCTCCTCCACACTCATTGTTCCTCTGTTTATGTTGTACAATGTGTGCACCACTCCCGGTACACTGCGACAG AGGATCTCCATCTTATGTACTCCATCTAAGGACCTGAACAGATCGGAGAAGAAAACGCTTGAAATGCTTGACTTCACCTCATGTCCCGACAGCGTGGCGTCATAG